A genomic segment from Flammeovirga pectinis encodes:
- a CDS encoding caspase family protein, whose product MKYKVILSCFLFLLFPFLTQAQSVEEIWEKHMKNARDWYELDEFQSALQDFIKAKETLPTDSVAYLEGALSAAYANNNDSFEKLKEEFTSVFKYTSPAFNEYSEIMFMSAVSNAEGEELVKLLKIGVNQYPNNSDAYAGPLLATYFENNQIEEAQKLLERVVPTSENPEFAYTLGVIYQNTGNIDKAITNYEIATTLDTDHLDANYNLGTVFYNQAVAEINKINELSLEDFEKSSLAYNMKATELLKMAKPYIDKAASGDKNATDAFEFLQTTLVLIDHMDNVRETLAITSTERLVPSTTGFAQESITISESTPASTPSTTTPSVSVPTPTVAPSAPVPTPVAVAPKPASVPSAPAELIMSELAFEYEGGVTTLSKGGSGKIKLRVDNWGKGAAVKPIVKLLPTMSVPGLSFDRAVEIKDLGPGEGVQVEISLHYEKPNAVSRGFKTIKAPQNKFRVMIQDSLNNRSDMQEFVLSLDQSESSASTPAVAVKTVQQGKNYLLLIACNDYQQWTPLVNAVNDAKKIKDVLTTYYHYEKENVFEIYNGDVTKSNISKMVREINTKIGEEDKLLIYYSGHGYYDDFTQEGYWVPASAAMSQDDMSSYLSNTTILNYIKGLNTKHTLLIADACFSGSLFATKSRGMMYAERVENFKSRWGLSSGGLTEVSDGNAGEHSPFNHYLTKYLVNNTIEKLTISSIALYVRQTVMSNTMQEPQGKPLRNVGHEGGEYIFHLKANPTLGEGK is encoded by the coding sequence ATGAAATATAAAGTAATTTTAAGCTGTTTCCTTTTCTTGTTATTTCCATTTCTAACACAAGCTCAAAGTGTAGAAGAAATTTGGGAAAAGCACATGAAAAATGCTCGTGATTGGTACGAACTAGATGAGTTCCAAAGTGCATTACAAGATTTTATTAAAGCAAAAGAAACATTACCTACAGATTCTGTTGCGTATTTAGAAGGGGCTTTATCTGCTGCCTATGCAAATAATAACGACTCTTTTGAAAAATTAAAAGAAGAATTTACATCGGTTTTTAAATATACTTCTCCTGCCTTTAATGAGTACTCAGAAATTATGTTTATGAGTGCTGTAAGTAATGCTGAAGGAGAAGAATTAGTGAAGCTATTAAAAATTGGCGTTAACCAATATCCTAATAATAGTGATGCGTATGCAGGTCCTTTATTAGCTACTTATTTTGAAAATAATCAAATTGAAGAAGCTCAAAAATTACTAGAAAGAGTAGTTCCTACAAGTGAAAATCCAGAATTTGCTTATACACTTGGCGTGATCTATCAGAATACAGGCAATATTGATAAAGCAATTACTAATTATGAAATTGCCACTACTTTAGATACAGATCACCTTGATGCAAATTATAACCTTGGTACTGTTTTTTACAACCAAGCTGTAGCAGAAATCAATAAAATTAATGAACTCTCTCTAGAAGATTTTGAGAAATCTAGTCTTGCTTATAATATGAAAGCAACCGAGCTTTTAAAAATGGCAAAACCGTATATTGATAAGGCTGCTTCTGGAGATAAAAATGCCACAGATGCTTTTGAATTCTTACAAACAACGTTGGTTTTAATAGATCACATGGACAATGTAAGAGAAACATTAGCAATTACATCTACAGAGAGGTTAGTACCTTCAACAACAGGTTTCGCTCAAGAAAGTATCACTATTTCTGAAAGCACTCCAGCTTCTACTCCATCAACAACTACACCCTCAGTAAGTGTTCCTACTCCTACTGTTGCTCCATCAGCACCTGTTCCAACTCCTGTGGCAGTGGCACCTAAACCTGCAAGCGTACCTTCTGCACCAGCAGAATTAATTATGTCTGAATTGGCTTTTGAATATGAAGGCGGTGTAACAACTTTATCAAAAGGGGGTTCTGGAAAAATTAAATTAAGAGTTGATAATTGGGGTAAAGGAGCTGCTGTAAAACCTATAGTAAAGTTATTACCAACTATGTCTGTTCCTGGTTTATCATTTGATAGAGCTGTGGAAATTAAAGACTTAGGACCAGGTGAAGGCGTTCAGGTTGAAATTTCTTTGCACTACGAAAAACCTAATGCCGTTTCTAGAGGATTTAAAACAATTAAAGCACCGCAGAATAAATTTAGAGTAATGATTCAAGATTCTCTAAATAACCGTTCTGACATGCAAGAGTTTGTATTAAGCTTAGACCAATCTGAATCTAGTGCTTCTACTCCTGCAGTTGCAGTAAAAACAGTACAACAGGGTAAAAACTACTTATTGTTAATTGCATGTAACGATTACCAACAATGGACTCCATTAGTAAATGCGGTAAACGATGCTAAAAAAATAAAAGACGTTTTAACTACTTACTATCATTATGAAAAAGAGAATGTTTTTGAAATTTATAACGGTGACGTTACGAAATCAAATATTTCTAAGATGGTAAGAGAGATCAATACTAAGATAGGTGAAGAAGATAAACTTTTAATCTACTATTCTGGACATGGTTATTACGACGATTTCACACAAGAAGGTTATTGGGTACCAGCAAGTGCTGCAATGTCTCAGGATGATATGTCTTCCTATTTATCGAATACTACAATTCTGAATTACATTAAAGGATTAAATACTAAACATACGCTTTTAATAGCAGATGCTTGTTTCTCTGGTTCTTTATTTGCCACAAAATCAAGAGGTATGATGTACGCAGAACGTGTAGAAAACTTTAAATCGAGATGGGGATTATCTTCTGGTGGTTTAACAGAAGTATCTGATGGTAATGCAGGAGAACATAGTCCTTTCAATCATTATTTAACAAAATACCTAGTAAACAATACGATCGAAAAACTGACAATTTCAAGTATCGCATTATATGTTAGGCAAACAGTAATGAGTAATACAATGCAAGAACCTCAGGGTAAACCTTTAAGAAATGTTGGTCATGAAGGCGGAGAATATATCTTCCATTTAAAGGCAAATCCTACTTTGGGAGAAGGGAAGTAA
- a CDS encoding erythromycin esterase family protein, translating to MKTLIIFLVLIPFSIFAQTVTPVQKNDFSFLKNEISNDTKFVFLGEAKHRYKKIFDTQIDIIKYLVDSMGYNMVTFESSYYNLEKANENIEKGASKLSEYRSNIFPIWTQHSNFDTLVNFLDDRDVKIRGFDNQFTNRNLRPHISGDFNKYQEQIQNYELWEEAVIQVGETYIPKKGVTYSDLHSIHQKLFDVINKDQKIDIKRRDFLIATLSNINSLIEDYYRDHIDTLTNDTFKAYNSNTRDSLMAENLERLSNNYPNKKIICIGANGHFAKDIKFMDPSESKKYKPMGERITEKYGDKSVFILAITGFDDMYTITPSIEKSFHKKNFKYGYKSLNEKSNFSSYAYDLNTNITFDWSNVFDGLFLIHNISDYTNVTFADQNSKQGIPYLHILNDKNKLIGVCDINGEYNFLNSKKEIITLSGIGYEPKTIDTSSLNDTLFLNENSRILGEVEIYSKGISAKKIMKNVRKNISKNYNQEGFVLAAENELINETDNKILKRRLYDVIDPNGYSDLNYVTRLMFKVDEWRYIKNDTSITCVVEEELDSLRYSNIIIGTGFQNLKDIIDRRHHNFLNSKHNYQFILQENEYINKQLHYVVYFKAENPGYKNTGGNYYIDIKNYSGKLYVNASNYAITKAIINTIYNPRNDRNIMTDNFYKLNLKNKQYSHETFYYKKTNGFYYLSKHEVYSNLRKNIVSKTTYELTDKPHKKGFKIKH from the coding sequence ATGAAAACATTAATAATATTTCTAGTCTTAATTCCTTTTTCGATCTTCGCTCAGACCGTAACTCCTGTTCAAAAGAATGATTTTTCATTTTTGAAAAACGAAATTTCGAATGATACAAAGTTTGTTTTTTTAGGAGAAGCAAAGCATAGATATAAGAAAATTTTCGATACACAGATAGATATTATTAAATACTTAGTCGATTCTATGGGATATAATATGGTTACTTTTGAAAGTAGTTATTATAACCTTGAAAAAGCTAATGAAAACATTGAAAAAGGAGCTTCTAAATTATCAGAGTATAGAAGCAATATTTTTCCTATATGGACACAACATTCTAATTTCGATACTTTAGTAAATTTCCTTGATGATAGAGATGTTAAAATAAGAGGATTTGATAACCAATTTACAAATCGAAATTTAAGGCCACATATTTCAGGTGACTTTAATAAATATCAAGAACAAATACAGAATTATGAATTGTGGGAAGAAGCAGTAATTCAAGTTGGAGAAACATATATTCCAAAAAAGGGAGTTACTTATTCTGATTTACACTCTATTCATCAAAAACTGTTTGATGTAATTAATAAAGATCAAAAAATTGATATTAAAAGACGTGATTTTTTAATAGCTACTTTATCAAATATCAATAGCTTAATTGAAGATTATTATAGAGATCATATTGATACCTTAACGAATGATACTTTTAAAGCTTACAATAGTAACACAAGAGACTCTTTAATGGCAGAGAACCTTGAAAGATTAAGCAACAATTACCCTAATAAAAAAATAATCTGTATTGGTGCAAATGGTCATTTTGCAAAAGACATAAAATTTATGGATCCCTCTGAATCCAAAAAATATAAACCAATGGGGGAAAGAATTACTGAAAAATATGGAGATAAGTCTGTATTTATTTTAGCAATTACTGGATTTGATGACATGTATACAATAACTCCTTCAATTGAAAAATCTTTCCACAAAAAAAACTTTAAATATGGCTATAAATCCTTGAATGAAAAATCAAACTTTAGTAGCTATGCATATGATTTAAATACGAATATAACATTCGATTGGAGTAATGTATTTGATGGTCTATTTTTAATCCACAATATTAGTGACTATACCAATGTCACCTTTGCTGACCAAAACTCAAAACAAGGAATCCCCTACCTCCATATATTAAATGATAAGAATAAATTAATTGGTGTTTGCGATATTAATGGTGAGTATAATTTCTTGAATAGTAAAAAAGAAATAATCACACTTAGTGGCATTGGCTATGAACCAAAAACGATTGATACCTCAAGCCTTAATGATACTCTATTTTTAAATGAAAATAGTCGTATTCTAGGTGAAGTTGAAATTTATTCTAAAGGCATCAGTGCAAAAAAAATAATGAAGAATGTTCGTAAAAACATCTCTAAAAATTATAATCAAGAAGGTTTTGTCCTAGCAGCTGAAAATGAATTAATAAATGAAACAGACAATAAAATACTAAAAAGGAGACTGTACGATGTAATTGATCCTAATGGTTATTCAGATTTAAATTATGTTACTAGATTAATGTTCAAAGTTGATGAATGGAGGTATATTAAAAATGATACATCCATTACATGTGTAGTAGAAGAAGAACTTGATAGTTTAAGGTATTCTAATATTATAATTGGAACTGGATTTCAAAATTTAAAAGATATAATTGATCGTAGACATCATAATTTTTTAAACTCAAAACATAACTATCAATTTATACTACAAGAAAACGAGTATATAAATAAACAATTACATTATGTAGTTTATTTTAAAGCCGAAAACCCTGGTTACAAAAACACAGGAGGAAATTATTATATTGACATAAAAAATTATTCAGGAAAATTATATGTCAATGCCTCAAATTATGCTATCACTAAAGCTATTATAAATACTATTTACAACCCTCGTAATGATAGAAATATCATGACTGATAATTTTTACAAGTTAAATTTAAAAAACAAACAGTATTCACACGAAACATTTTACTATAAGAAAACCAATGGTTTTTATTATTTATCTAAACATGAGGTTTATTCAAATTTAAGAAAAAATATAGTATCAAAAACAACATATGAATTAACTGATAAGCCCCACAAAAAAGGCTTTAAAATAAAACATTAA